From a region of the Paralichthys olivaceus isolate ysfri-2021 chromosome 4, ASM2471397v2, whole genome shotgun sequence genome:
- the LOC109639083 gene encoding uncharacterized protein isoform X1 encodes MYVHSKHRTNLQSKPFHESPALTLLPSGPRSRVGTRLSCRNSEPAGLQVQGFGCPLQQRPCSGRVTPQSRGGGDGRLMLLSSLKGRLESKAKPVARARTGKRAVESLQAGAATVCHHRDPVSDTAENPITPWNNEREAGDGQPGAVRVSKLHLYLPSTRCEDLDQDSQTEEIRPSADNPHVQEPDVKPNNTGDQRAALHSSPQSPSDDITMEDS; translated from the exons ATGTATGTCCACAGCAAGCACAGGACAAACCTTCAGTCCAAACCCTTTCATGAGAGCCCAGCCCTCACTCTGCTTCCATCAGGACCACGGTCCCGTGTAGGAACACGGCTTTCCTGCAGAAACTCCGAGCCTGCGGGCCTGCAAG TGCAGGGGTTTGGCTGTCCCCTCCAGCAGAGGCCCTGCAGTGGCAGGGTGACACCTCAgagcagagggggaggggatGGGAGACTGATGCTGCTGAGCAGTCTCAAGGGAAGGCTGGAGAGCAAAGCAAAACCAGTGGCAAGGGCCAGGACCGGAAAGAGAGCTGTGGAGAGCCTTCAGGCTGGAGCTGCCACTGTTTGCCACCACAGAGATCCAGTCAGTGACACAGCAG AAAATCCCATAACTCCATGGAACAATGAGAGAGAGGCTGGTGACGGACAGCCCGGCGCCGTGAGGGTTTCAAAACTTCATCTGTATCTGCCTTCAACACGTTGTGAGGATTTGGACCAGGACTCGCAGACAGAGGAGATAAG GCCTTCAGCAGACAATCCTCATGTTCAAGAACCTGATGTCAAACCAAACAACACAGGAGACCAGCGTGCAGCACTTCACAGCTCACCACAATCACcctctgatgacatcacaatggAGGACTCATAA
- the LOC109639083 gene encoding uncharacterized protein isoform X2: protein MYVHSKHRTNLQSKPFHESPALTLLPSGPRSRVGTRLSCRNSEPAGLQVQGFGCPLQQRPCSGRVTPQSRGGGDGRLMLLSSLKGRLESKAKPVARARTGKRAVESLQAGAATVCHHRDPVSDTAENPITPWNNEREAGDGQPGAVRVSKLHLYLPSTRCEDLDQDSQTEEIRNYSRAPKQVSEVMSFGGCGGKKYFPKQSQQLQCM, encoded by the exons ATGTATGTCCACAGCAAGCACAGGACAAACCTTCAGTCCAAACCCTTTCATGAGAGCCCAGCCCTCACTCTGCTTCCATCAGGACCACGGTCCCGTGTAGGAACACGGCTTTCCTGCAGAAACTCCGAGCCTGCGGGCCTGCAAG TGCAGGGGTTTGGCTGTCCCCTCCAGCAGAGGCCCTGCAGTGGCAGGGTGACACCTCAgagcagagggggaggggatGGGAGACTGATGCTGCTGAGCAGTCTCAAGGGAAGGCTGGAGAGCAAAGCAAAACCAGTGGCAAGGGCCAGGACCGGAAAGAGAGCTGTGGAGAGCCTTCAGGCTGGAGCTGCCACTGTTTGCCACCACAGAGATCCAGTCAGTGACACAGCAG AAAATCCCATAACTCCATGGAACAATGAGAGAGAGGCTGGTGACGGACAGCCCGGCGCCGTGAGGGTTTCAAAACTTCATCTGTATCTGCCTTCAACACGTTGTGAGGATTTGGACCAGGACTCGCAGACAGAGGAGATAAG AAACTACAGCAGAGCTCCAAAACAGGTCTCAGaagtgatgtcatttggagGGTGTGGAggcaaaaaatattttcccaaGCAATCACAACAACTGCAGTGCATGTAA